AGTTGTGATTCATGAACCTGCCCAGCCGGTGGTCGGTATGGGTCTCCTCGTGCAGGGCCTGGCTGATGCCCCAGACCGTGCCGCCGACGATCTGGCTCTCGGCGGTCTTGGCGTTGATGATGCGTCCGGCCGCGACCGCGTTCACCACCCGCGTCACGCGCACGATGCCGAGCTTTTCGTTGACGCGCACCTCGCAGAACACGGCCGAGTGCACGGCGCGCGAATACTTGCGCTGCTTGAGCAGCTGCGGCGTCATCAGGAATTTTTCCTCGACCCGGTCGACCTGGGCGTGCGCCAGCACCTCGCGCAGCGCGACCCCCTTGGCCGGCTCGCCGCGCAGGTGGATGCGGCCGTCGGCGAACGCCACCTGGCGCAGCTGCAGCTTCTTGAAGAGCGAGTCGGGCATGGCCTGGGCCATCTTCAGCAAGGCCTTCTGCAGTTTCTCGCAGGCGCCGGCGACCCCGGAACCGACCGTCGTCACGTGCGAGGAGCCGCCCTCGACCGGCGCCAGCGGCAGGGTCGAGTCGCCCAGCTGGAAGGTCACCCTTTCCAGCGGCAGGCCCATGGCTTCGGCGGCGATCATCGACATCACGGTGTAGGTGCCGGTGCCGATGTCGGAGGCCGCGCTCGAGACCACCAGCCGGCCGTCGGCATGCAGCACGGCCGAGACCCGCGCCACCATCACCAGCGAGTCCCACATGCCGGTCGCCATGCCCCAGCCGACCAGCTCCTCGCCGTCAGGCATCGAGCGCGGCTCGATCGGCCGGTCCTTCCAGCCGAAGCGCTCGCTGCCGAGCCGGTAGCACTGGCGCAGCTCCTTGCTCGAGAACGGCTTGTCCTCGAGCGGATTCTTCTCGGCGTAGTTCAGCAGGCGGAAGGCCAGCGGATCCATTTTGAGTGCGTAGGCCAGTTCGTCCATCGCGACCTCGAAGGCATGCACGCCGTGGGCGGCGCCGGGCGCGCGCATGTCGATCGGCGTGTAGCGGTCGGTCGCGACCAGCTTGTAGCCCAGCTTGATGTTGTCGCAGGCGTACATCTGGCCGGACCAGTTCACCACCACCTCGACGTAGTCTTCGAAGCGCGAGGTCTCCTGGACGGCGTCGTGGATGATGGCGGCGAGCTTGCCGTCCCGGCCGGCGGCGAGCTTGATCCGGTGCCAGGTCTCGGGCCGGTGGCCGAAGCTGAACATCTGCTGGCGGGTCAGGGCCACGCGCACCGAGCGTTTCAGCTGCAGGGCCGCCATCACGGCCAGCGGCAACTGGTACTGCGGGCGCAGGCCGGAACCGAAGGCGCCGCCCACGTACGGGTTGCGCACCGTGACCTTGTCCTTCGACAGGCCGAACACGTGCGAGACATACCAGCGGCTGTTCTGCGAACTCTGGGTCTTGTCGTAGATCGTGAGGTGGCCGTCGTCGCCAAGCACCACGGTCGAGGCGTGCATCTCCATCGGATTGTGGTGCTCGACCCCGTTGTAGTACTGGGCCTCGATCTTCACCGGCGCCGACTCCCAGGCGCTATCGGCGTCGCCCTTCGAGCTGGGCGGCGTGAAGCCGGCCTTGAAGGGACGCGGTTTGTAGGCGCGGCCGAGATTCGCCAGCAGGCCGGTATCGTGCTCCTGCACGTCGTAAGTCAGGGATACGAGCCTGGCCGCATGGCGCGCGGCCTCGAAGGTATCGGCCACCACCAGCGCCACCGGCTGGCCGCTGTAGAAGATTTCGTCGCTGTACAGGGGACGGAAGGGCGAGCCGCCCGGCGCCGTCATGTCCTTGTAGGCGAGGTCGTTGCCGCGCATCTTGACCTTGCGGTTTTCGTGGGTGATCACGGCCACCACGCCCGGCACCGCTTCGGCGGCCACGGTGTCGATGGTCTTGATGCGGCCCTTGGCCACGGTGCTGTTGACTACCACGCCGTAGGCCAGGCCGGGCGCATCGTGCTCGGCGGCGTACCTGGCGGCGCC
This window of the Massilia sp. WG5 genome carries:
- a CDS encoding xanthine dehydrogenase family protein molybdopterin-binding subunit; amino-acid sequence: MTDLIPDLRAPSAPEGTGRVRSGMHVSRVDGRAKVTGAARYAAEHDAPGLAYGVVVNSTVAKGRIKTIDTVAAEAVPGVVAVITHENRKVKMRGNDLAYKDMTAPGGSPFRPLYSDEIFYSGQPVALVVADTFEAARHAARLVSLTYDVQEHDTGLLANLGRAYKPRPFKAGFTPPSSKGDADSAWESAPVKIEAQYYNGVEHHNPMEMHASTVVLGDDGHLTIYDKTQSSQNSRWYVSHVFGLSKDKVTVRNPYVGGAFGSGLRPQYQLPLAVMAALQLKRSVRVALTRQQMFSFGHRPETWHRIKLAAGRDGKLAAIIHDAVQETSRFEDYVEVVVNWSGQMYACDNIKLGYKLVATDRYTPIDMRAPGAAHGVHAFEVAMDELAYALKMDPLAFRLLNYAEKNPLEDKPFSSKELRQCYRLGSERFGWKDRPIEPRSMPDGEELVGWGMATGMWDSLVMVARVSAVLHADGRLVVSSAASDIGTGTYTVMSMIAAEAMGLPLERVTFQLGDSTLPLAPVEGGSSHVTTVGSGVAGACEKLQKALLKMAQAMPDSLFKKLQLRQVAFADGRIHLRGEPAKGVALREVLAHAQVDRVEEKFLMTPQLLKQRKYSRAVHSAVFCEVRVNEKLGIVRVTRVVNAVAAGRIINAKTAESQIVGGTVWGISQALHEETHTDHRLGRFMNHNYAEYHVAVNADIHDIQVVFADEDDRVVSKQLGAKGVGEIGLVGVAAAISNAIFHATGRRLRSTPMSPDKLLLGDREVPVQHPPQMD